The genomic region GAAAGATTTTGATGCCGTTTGTTCTATTAGTATAATGAGCCTAAAGGAAATCTGTATGAAGAGAAGTGACCTTTTGCTTTCTTTCCAGATGGGAGCGGTGTGGAATGAACTCCAGCCAAAGCTGGGATGTCTCTTTGGCGGCAATAACGGGTTGAAGCCCCCCATCTGAAGCCTGAATACTGGAGGTGCAGGAGAGAAACACAGCCACTGATGAAGATCATAAACTGGAAAATAACTTGCTCTGTGAGCTAAAGAAAAATGTAGATTACacaactttttttcttccttctacAAAGTCTTCTATCACACCATATAGACTCATTCAataagaggattttttttatgtaaatgagTTCTCAACTTATCGACTTATTTCAGGGTTTGATCATCAACCATGTAACTGGAAAAGACAGTGTGCTcataaatgtgtcattttatgCTCTGCTTGATGAGGAAATAATGTAGGACGGAAAATCCTCTAAATGTTATTTTACAAGGGACCACTCAGCGTGTCAGACGTTCAGCACAACATATTCATGCATTCCAACTCATTTCCTACAGCACCTGTTCATAACTTAACCTTGTGACAAGTTTTATACACTAAGAATATGGAGAAAAATTGAGAGGGACAGAGAGTTTGACTTTATTAAAGGATGGGATTATTTTAAATCTCCAGTCATGAAGGTTTTACTTACTGAATAACTTTAGACCAATGTATTTTTGATACAGATTTTAGTTCATAAGGATGTGTAGCAGCatactttatatttttatggACAATTGTGCTATTTCTCGTGTTTACTTTTATATAGAGAAACATATTTGCCTTCTCTGCTTAAATTGACTCCCAGTTTTTTTATAAGCTATTTTGGAAGGCCTACACTCAAAGTGTCTAATACTACAAAGGGCAGAGATTTGAGATTTACAGATTAAAAATGGCACTAGTGGCATAATAATGTCGATAATAACACTATAAGCTATTGATTTACTACCAAAGATAAATGATatacattaattaaaataaaataaatgcaataaatgtGCAGTGAATCATATAACAGGATTCCTACACAATTAAAATTTAATAATCGCTTgtattactttaattttactGGAAGGTTTTTGGCTGGATCACTTTACAGATGGAGGCAGTTAAAGTAATCCTCATTAAAATTTGTGTAATGATGggcctcatgcagcaacattttcttaaatttctctgatattttcttttcattttctattaAAAATAAGAGAAATTAACTCCAGGTGCACCAAACATTCTTTACCATCCAGATCTGCTCTTACCCAGGTGTGCTGCTGAATGATGAATCCCACTTGATCATAGCAAAGCTAACGCCCCTCTAAACACTATATAAGGGCAGGTGTTGTGCCATGTGTAAATACTCAATGCCCAAGAACTGGAGAtgtgccaccaaaaaaaagGCCGTAAGAGTGGTAGAGGTAGTAAATCGATGTACTGTCAGATAAACGTACACAAATTTAATATGATTTTCCAGAGCATTTGATTGCTGTTACAAGACAGTTGAAAAACCAGCAATGCCAAAAAAGTTGTGATGCTGTAAATGATGTGTCAGCAGAGGGATGCACAGaaactgaaatgaaagaaaatggtTTAATATGAAATGGAAGCAATTTTTATGTCCCTCAAATCCCTCAAAACTTTTGTTTCCTTGCTGACAAATAATTTGTGGACTGTGAAAACAAGGTGTTTTTTCTTATCTTGGTAGAAGCAAATTTCCACTTGTGAAATTTTCTCATCTTGCGTACACAGACCTATTTCCCGGGGCCTAGAGAAAATTTTGGAAGCACCCTTTATTATTCTGGTATAGAGGGGAAAAAAGCGCTCTGGGTTGTATTTCTTAAAACCAATCAGTCATCTTGGGTGCTGCTAAGCCGAGGATGCAGCGACTATGCACCTGCAAAATGGTCACACGCAGACAGTGGAAGTGGAGGAGAATGCAGGCTGAAATAGGCAGCCAATGTCAGGTGTATACCCACAGTCTGCATCTGGTGAGTCagaataaatattattttacctcagagaagagaaaaaataagacaacatTGGTGAATCACAGAAATCAGTGGgtacaaacaaaataagaacaaactgaatataaacaaaaataagCAGACATTTAATATATCGCGTCTGCATGAGGCCCAGTGTGTATCAGGGCAAACAAGccatttcatctttttcatacaCTATTAGACTTTCTATTTTTCAGATATTTGGCATGAAAACAACTATGCATATTAGTGTCTATACACATACAGTTTATCTTGTATTTTataaaacataaagtcaaaGGGACAATTTGCCATATACGCTCTCATGTTACCTCACAAACTGTCACCAACTAACACCATCTAACACACCGAAATGACTGTGTTGAAATGAGCAATGCCAACATGCAAATCAGGATATGTGCACATATTTCAACTTTTATTCTATGAAGAAACTGtaatactgtacatacagtatgaaatatttgttttggcAAGAAAAATGCATCAGGAATCAAGTTATCTAACTTGCACAGAATATGAAATCCAATAAAATTGTCACTGTAGatattgtaaatattttatCAAAGGAATTCTTGCTGAACTGTGTTAAATCAGTtatcctgaaaaataaaataacaatggATATTTCTGTCAGTAAATggctttattttattcatttttaaatgatgtAAGGTGtgactgaaaaaaatatcttccGCTGGCTATATTTCTAAAGAAAACacgtaaaaaaaagaaaagaagaagctacagtcattttacatgtaaacacacgTACAGTTAACATGGTTCTTGGAATCTTGCCGTTTCCTCCCACAAGTGAAACTGAACAACAAACGCTGAACCGTGTGACAGCTTTAAAATTTAAAGAGGAACTTTGGAAGATTGATGGTTTTTTGTTGCAGTAAAAAAATGTCCCCAAAAAATGCAGGTCATCTCACAGTTGCTCCACTTCCTCCAGTTTGTGGCTGAGGATCACATCGTGACCCTGAAATTTAAAGTATCCCACAAATTTCTTCTTCTGGAGCATCAGTGGGAACCATAGGATGTCATCGGCCCACATTTGACTGAAAGGAATTTTGTCACATTCGAACCACTGAGGCCGCATCTCTAGAAAACAATAAGGAAAATAATAAGTAGACCACCTAAGAATTAAACAACTTTTTATCATCTGCCTTACCATACTACTGCCAACTAATGCTCCCATACACTAAAGGActctgaaaagacttttaagactaaagtctgacaccACCTCACATCTTAGGACAACAGGAGTTTCTGGTCGCACACTATAAGGTTTTGCAAAGACAagggatcttgcagggtcatGATTTGCAAGATTACAACTAAATTCCTTTTGGcagaaaatattacaccaaactccctttaaaaaatattaacaatgtTTTATGTGTCTGTAAAAACACATAGCTCTAGAAACACTAGATGAAAGGCGTCATATGTTGAAAGTATTCTCCTCAGTTCTGCATCAATATAATCAATAAAGACAAACCGTATTTGTGtacaaattttacattttggatGTTGTCACCTTAACTCACTACCAGCCTCTGTTGGTTAACTGCTCTATTTTAGTGGGAGGACACCGTGGAAATGAAGTGTGAACCTTTTAATAAATTAggatttctcactaaaataataactggttggtggatcagatatgCCTCAAATTAAACACTGTtcactccacagctccaccagtctctcctccttttccacagtccAAAAGAACAGTCACTTTTccactagactcacaagtcagtctttacacgctttgcttaactaaagactgatgactttctccctgattttgtgtttagatgggcggatacaatttcagagtttaaaaaactccctacgttgcagaaccaatagtaaatctgcagggtggtcctttggtggctcgctgaactcttgtgcttgtaaacatagtccgactagaaacacgtgtagcggtacaaaatggctcaagttgctgtaagtccttcatttccacaatcttgtggactgagcacacgtttgataaaacagagttaaatctcttggcatccattttcaagctctgtgtgtgtttgtttccttgcggacgagaaaaggctGAGCGCACATTtgcgggagggcgtgtccttttcaaaaatacaagaggcgttgctttgttgccggccgttttcgccagtgtgttaaacacactttagaaaggagtgtccccagactatcagaagccggagatctctgattgtctggtggcgagactactttTCCACACTCTTGCCCCTCCGGAGTCCCCTCCATGTCTACTGTCTACCTGGTTGGCTGCTTTCtctttggtgctggagagaatGCAGCTATTGGTTGTTAAAAATGTTCACATCACTGAACTTCACTGTCTGCATGAGACTAAAAACTCATAGTAATATTAACCAAGTTTGATTAAATGGAAAAAGACTGACTTAATACAGCTTGGACTGAGTTTGGTGTCCACCTCACACTGGGCAAACGATAGAGATCACGGGAGCGCACAGCGACTGAGGTAAAACTTGGATGATTTAGTCTGacattggaaatttgtctgTGATAGTAAATGCTTTACTGAGAATAAGGACTGTCGATGATCTCTTATATTGGACTTGCACTAAGAAGAGATTTCTACATAGCTATTAAAAAGAATAACTCTTACCAATTACCAACTCTTTTACTGTACAGCACATGTGAGTAAGAGACAGCATAAATGTGAACCTACCCTCTGAGTGTCAGCGTCAGCAATAAGATGCAGGAAAGTGAATAAACAAACCGTAAGATTTAAAAtggtggacatttttaaaatatggaATTTTAGGGGGAAATTTAGTCTCTGTTTGAAAACAAAAGGAAGAAATTTGGCattgatttcccataactgaaaaaaaaaaagaaaaaagatcacACTTCCCACTGGGGCTTGGCTTCCCCTGTAACTGCACTTTGTAACAAACTATGTCACTAACTTTTGCCACCCTGCCCTGTGGACGAAGTACAAAGTTTAATTTATTAAACATTACCACTTTCTCAAACTGCTTCTGAAACTCAACAAAGTCAAACTATTCCCCGAGTCTCAGCTGTTGCTTCATATCTTGTCGAATCAGTGTTACCAGCTCTACATTCTGTCTTTTCACCAACTTCAGCACATTTCATTTAAGCTTTTTCCTCCATTTATCTCCTCACCCCTTGGCTGTTTGGCTTCTCTTGACCTCCAGACTCTTTGGCTGAGTGCTGCACTTTGCTGTGTGCCTCTAATATTCACCCAGTTGACCTTGGCTAAACTCTCAGGAAATACAGATCACTGCAGGTCTCTGCATTCCTCCTGTTGAGGGCCTCTTCTTTCCTTTGTGTATTTACAGCCCTTTAAACTTTACCACTGAGAGTGCACTTAAAGATTCTTCCTCTTAACTAATGTGCTCACCCTGCTCACAGTCATGTCTGTGGGAGAAGttgccagaaaagtgtttcaaTCAACTCAGAAGGGTCATTGTGGTCTATCCGGTTTTAAAGCAGAACTGAAAACTGTTTTGACTCCCAAAGGGTCTCATACCCAAACTTTAAGGACAATACAGAACAATAATTGCCATGAAGCCTGGACTGGCAATGAGATAACATAAAAGGAAGTCGAGATTAAGAggaactaaaagtaaaaagggaTTTTTTGCAGGATTACATTTTGGTTACTTGGAATTATGTACAACAATAATGTGAAGTTCCTCTCCACAAAGGGCATGAATATTTTTACCATGGCGATAAGTGACACTTCATTTTGTAAGTAACTGTTTAAAAACCTATTTTGAGACTATAGCTTTCACTATGATTATTATATTCCTATAAGCACAAAACCCTGAAAAAATTATGCTGACTCATACCTTCTGACTCTGTTGGTTCTCCATTATAATCGTCGGCTCGGAAAACATGGACGTCGAGCAGCTGCGTTTCTccaacaaattcaaatttgatgTTTCCAATCTTCTCCAGAGCGTCCACTGTGAGCCCGCTTTCTTCTTCCAGCTCTCTAAAAATGACAAcatcaaataaatatttaataatgtgtatttattttttaaaataaactcgTGGTACACTTCACACACAGGATCTAAAAGCAAGTAGAGTGATgatatcagtgtttcccagtgGAGGATCTGTTTGCGTACCCACGCTAAAAGACACAAAGTTATCTTTGGGATGTGGTTGAGAGCTCTTAAAAAATCCAGTAAGTGGATGTCTTTAGTTTGCAAGATTTTTTTGGgatattgttaatgtttttccttataaatttcaaacaaaatatgtcaaaataaaactgcaggTTGATTTTTAACATGTGCCACCATGGTGCATTCAAGAACCATTATTTGCTGATGACTGTGAATTGGGTTTCCCCACTCAACACTACTTCCCTCAAAGTTTACAGAACCACCAAACATGCTGTTTACTCTTAAAGTGTGGGGATTTGAAGTCCTGCTCTGATACAGTATCTGCCATGTTAAGTActtgtttctttattattatctCCCTGAGCAACACTTTAGGTTCAGTGGAGTACATGTACATCAATGGATTCTCtggatatatatacatatatagtatataggcctgggagtttgagggttctgcaCAGTATCTTAtctgttcctaggactgcactcttctggacaaagacctcagatgttgtccctggaatctgctggagccactctcccagtttgtggGTCACAGCCCCCAGTGCTCTAGTGCCTCTTTCAGTCCTTAATATTTTTCGAGCTTCtcgtgttccttcttcctgatgttgttGTCACACAGGacatctatcaccactgccttcttctgttgtttgtccatCAACACGATGTCCagttggttagccatcaccagtttgtcagtctggatctggaagtcccacaggatcttagcttgGTCATTTTCAGCCACCTCaggaggtgtcttccattgtaaccttgggacttccagccAATACTCAGTGCAGATACTATGctagccacttggttatggcgtCCCATGTGCGCTCCTCCTGTCTGCATCTGACACTGTGCTGCTATTGtgtgctgaactgtctcaggagCATCTTTGCAAAGCCTGCACCTGGGATCCTGTCTGGTGTGGTAGACCCCTGCTTCTATTGATCTCGTATTAAGTGCCTGTTCTTGTGCTGCCATGATCGGTGATTCTGAGCTGTCTTTCAGTCCAGCCTTTGGTACAATTTCTTGATGTCAGCTACTTCTTTAATCTATCGGTGGTACATGCCGTGCAGGGGCTTGTCCTTCCATGATGGTTCAtccctctcctctgctgcctGAGGTATTCACTTAGCAGCCAATCTTTTGGGGCCATCTTTTTTATGTATTCCTGGATCTTGGTTGTTTCGTCCTGGATAGTGGCTCTGATGCTCTCCAGTCCTCAGCCCCCCTCGTTCCACTTAGTGTctagtctcagggtgctggacttgggATGAAACCCTCCATGCATCATAAGAAGCCTCCTTGTGTAGGTATTTGGCTGTAGCTGACTTCCTTGCGGCCTCCTTATGGTATCAATTTGCCTGCCTCTCCATATATACATAGCCACATATTCTACCtaacacttttttctttttgctatGGTATCGTAGCATTGTGTAAAGTTTTTTTCATACCAGTATTATCGTTCCCAGCACAGAGTACTTTTAACTGACACAAAGAACTAGGATTTGTCACGTGCTTCCTCCAGTATTGATTAGATTCCCTGAATGCGTTTGCTTAAAAGCGTAACTAAAATAGCTTTGAgatattacttatttattaagCCTCCGAGTATTCTTCACACAAAGCAGGACTCTTTGTCTTATTTGAGAGAAAACAGCTTGGGTTGGAGCCTGAGTGCCTTCAAGGTTTCCTTCCTTTACTCTGGAACAAACTTCCTGCTGATGACTGATGAGCCAAACATTGTCCAGACTCACCACTCATTTATTCCCCTACTCATTCACCTGCTCTGAcaccaaacatacacacattgatTGATtataaatgcaaaaacacagctTCATACCtcctgttgtgttgtttttattaatgcATGTTGGATGTGTTATTATATGTGATGTAATGATatgcacctttttttgttgttacagCTTTTACAGCTTGTTTTTATTCAGGCTTTATCAGAACTATTTTGGATATTAATCCtttctactgtgtgtttaagtgtctcAGCATTTCAGGCTCGTGAACACAACTTGAGAGATGAATTTACCTCCTTGCAGCATTTTCAATGGTCTCTCCAGGCTGAACCTTGCCCCCAAATCCGTTCCACTTCCCAGCCCCAAATCCTCTCTTCTTCATGCCGAGCAACACCCTGCCCGGCTGCACCACCAGCACCAGGGTCAGCAGCTTGGGGGTCAACATCTCACCTGTCTGAGAGGAAGTGAGGAAGTCAACGACACAAACACACCGTATACACCACCTGGAGCAACATTAGCAGCGGTTCTGTACTGTATGAGCTCCGTCAGCTCTGCGTTAACATCATCACCTGCTCAGTTTCTGCTCTGTGAGCCGATAAAACGACAGAAGAAGTACTGTATAAAAACAAGACTCCACGTTGAATGACTCCCGCGTGCAGCAGCGCGACAAACGACGTCACATGATGCGCTGATGTGTAGGAGCACGGACTGGGTTCATCAGTGTCAGACTAGATCTACCGGTCCCACCATTAAATTGAAAGATCAGTTCAGTGTGTAACCTTGAAATATGTTCGACTAGAAACAACCAACGTGCTCCCAGAAAATTAAAGATGTAGGCTATTTTACTTGACGTGTCCTTATACAGTGTGTGCGTGTCCTCCACTCAAACTACTCACATAAACTCTCTTTACAcacctgttgatttaaaataatccacaaTTTGATTGAAAATGTGAAAGCATCAGTATATAGATATAATGTGTCAATATATTATGATTTAAAATTGCATGCTGCTGCACAACATACCAACCTTAGATTACATATTTACtttaccactactactactactactaataataataataacaataataataatgataatgatgatgatgatggtgatgatgataataataataataataataataatatatttttaaacttaAATATAACATTTTTCAAATGGTTTACAGATAGCTTAATGGTATAAAACGtaataaaacaaagataaaacaaGCTATGATACTGTAAGATACAGTTAGGTAAGACTTTATTGCTTTCCAGAGAAATTCCCATGTTACAACAGCACAATAAACAGTCTAAAGATGTGAGTAAACTGACAAACAACTATTATAAGGCAGCAATACGTGCAActcctgagtccaagacaaatCTCACCACGGGGACAATAATGTATAGCCTATCATATCATACAGTACGGTACGGTACCGTATTGTATCACATCGTATCCTATCATATATATTTCATAGACAGATAGATGAAAAGGTATAAATGCATGACCAGAAAACTTTGGAAAggaacaataaaatacacaaactaGGCTACATATGATGTGTTTCTGTGAAGTCTGGACTATTAAGACAGCAATACTTttgcagctcctgagtccaagacaaatttcccatacagggacaataaagtctattgtatcatattgtattgtatcataTTGTACAGTATCCTATTGCATCGTATCGTATATATAtttcatagatagatagataaaaatgtataaatatgtgACTTGAAAAGGTttgaaatgaacaaaaaaatacattaaaaaatacattaactgTTTCTTCAAAGTCTGGGGCCCCCAGtggaaaataatattattacagCA from Epinephelus lanceolatus isolate andai-2023 chromosome 18, ASM4190304v1, whole genome shotgun sequence harbors:
- the nudt1 gene encoding oxidized purine nucleoside triphosphate hydrolase, with the protein product MLTPKLLTLVLVVQPGRVLLGMKKRGFGAGKWNGFGGKVQPGETIENAARRELEEESGLTVDALEKIGNIKFEFVGETQLLDVHVFRADDYNGEPTESEEMRPQWFECDKIPFSQMWADDILWFPLMLQKKKFVGYFKFQGHDVILSHKLEEVEQL